Proteins encoded by one window of Manihot esculenta cultivar AM560-2 chromosome 10, M.esculenta_v8, whole genome shotgun sequence:
- the LOC110625126 gene encoding thymocyte nuclear protein 1, which translates to MGKENQYWLLKTEPGEWSWEDQASNGGMTNWDGVKNKQAQKHLKAMKLNDLCFFYHSGASARRVVGVVSVVKEWYQSGEHEVVVDVQAIGEMRRPVDLKEMKDNDKLKGLTLFRQPRLSVVPISKEVWDIVCELGGGYEGDGNAADGDDDEEEDDNGGED; encoded by the coding sequence ATGGGCAAAGAAAATCAGTACTGGCTTCTCAAAACTGAGCCAGGAGAGTGGTCATGGGAAGACCAAGCTTCCAATGGAGGCATGACCAACTGGGATGGCGTCAAAAACAAGCAAGCCCAGAAACACCTCAAGGCCATGAAACTTAATGACCTCTGCTTCTTCTACCACTCCGGTGCCAGCGCTCGTCGCGTTGTTGGTGTAGTGTCTGTAGTGAAAGAGTGGTATCAGTCTGGTGAGCATGAGGTAGTGGTGGATGTTCAGGCAATTGGGGAGATGAGGAGGCCAGTGGACTTGAAGGAAATGAAGGACAACGATAAGTTGAAGGGTCTAACTTTGTTTAGACAACCTAGGTTGTCTGTTGTGCCTATTTCGAAGGAGGTTTGGGACATCGTTTGTGAATTGGGAGGTGGGTATGAAGGAGATGGGAATGCTGCTGAtggtgatgatgatgaggaggAGGATGACAATGGAGGAGAAGATTAG
- the LOC110624232 gene encoding agamous-like MADS-box protein AGL61 — translation MVKRSSLGRQRIAMEKISKKTHLQVTFSKRRAGLFKKASELCILCGVEIAIIVFSPANKIFSFSYPEVESILERFLVGNHPPTSDLAHQLIEAHRNAKVCELSAQLTHILDLLETEKKQGEELSQMRKASQSQCWWEAPIHELELPELLMLGDAMEDLKKNVIRQANKILIEHKNSSPFLAANCIRHVPDYGSKTNEFNVVPFTIPYVNNFGY, via the coding sequence ATGGTGAAAAGGTCTAGTTTAGGTCGTCAAAGGATTGCAATGGAGAAAATCTCAAAGAAAACTCATTTACAAGTCACCTTCTCTAAACGTCGAGCTGGACTTTTCAAGAAAGCAAGTGAACTATGCATTCTCTGTGGGGTTGAAATTGCAATAATTGTCTTCTCTCCAGCTAATAAGATATTTTCATTTAGCTATCCTGAGGTTGAGTCTATCCTGGAGAGATTTCTTGTTGGAAACCATCCTCCCACCTCAGATCTTGCTCATCAGCTTATTGAAGCTCATCGAAATGCTAAAGTTTGTGAGCTTAGTGCACAATTGACTCACATCCTTGACTTATTGGAAACTGAAAAGAAGCAAGGAGAAGAACTTAGCCAAATGAGAAAAGCTAGCCAAAGCCAGTGTTGGTGGGAAGCTCCTATTCATGAACTTGAATTGCCTGAACTGCTAATGCTGGGGGATGCAATGGAAGATCTAAAGAAGAATGTTATAAGACAAGCAAATAAGATTTTGATTGAGCATAAGAACTCTTCACCATTTCTTGCAGCAAATTGTATCAGACATGTTCCAGATTATGGGAGCAAAACAAATGAGTTTAATGTTGTTCCTTTTACCATTCCTTATGTCAATAATTTTGGGTATTGA
- the LOC110624441 gene encoding pre-mRNA-processing protein 40A isoform X3: MAAPHFQTVGRSVPVMNAGLPTQPPQPQFPQPVQQLPARPGQPSPGPPPSQVIALPNAQPNRHVAPGSSLPPPSIPTPINYAPGLGGPGAPLSTSYAFAPSSYGQPPVAFNAVTQYQPMAQMHGSNISAGGQPGLSSASQSTAAPVQHNGQQSSAISVNVLTTGIQPTKLTEETTTDWKEHVSATGRRYYYNKRTRQSSWEKPVELMTPIERADASTDWKEFTSPDGRKYYFNKVTRQSKWEIPEELKVAREQVEKASVMETQTETSSNSHTQAAGPPSVEKTPSSSDASAFPAQGAPSSPVPVTPVATVGNLQSESASESSALAVMSSSVTSNLDGIQTAENPVSAVPGSSEATATGTGVDATTAQINNSSNFSGQDNSGSANKAPTQDKEEAAKDVVTREKVNNVLLEEKAVSQEPLTYADKLEAKNAFKALLESANVGSDWTWDQAMRVIINDKRYGALKTLGERKQAFNEYLGQKRKQEAEERRIKQKKAREDFRNMLEESKELSLTTRWSKAVTMFENDERFKAVERERDRRDLFDAFLQELEVKERAKIQEERKRNVMEYRQFLESCDFIKVSTQWRKVQDRLEADERCSRLDKIDRLEIFQDYLRDLEKEEEEQRKIQKEELRKTERKNRDEFRKLLEEHVAAGSLTAKTHWRDYYLKVKDLPAYLAVASNTSGSTPKDLFEDVAEELEKQYHEDKTQIKNVVKLKKVSLASTWTLEDFKAAIVEDVSPPPVSDVNLKIVFDELLERAKEKEEKEAKKRKRLADEFLNLLHSIKEITASSKWENSKELFESSREFSSINEESICMEIFEEYIDQLKDQAKENERKRKEEKAKKEKEREERDRRKSKHRSDKERGHEREKEHTKKEEADTEIDVTEDHFSNDNKRSGNDNNKKQRKRHNDSADNLNENEKDRSKSSHRHSSEHKKSRRHNSTPDSDGESRHKRHKRDHRNGSRRNGDNLDLEDGEFGDDGETR; this comes from the exons ATGGCTGCTCCACATTTCCAGACAGTTGGCCGAAGTGTCCCTGTGATGAATGCTGGATTGCCTACTCAACCTCCACAGCCCCAATTTCCTCAACCAGTGCAACAGTTACCAGCAAGACCTGGACAACCAAGCCCGGGTCCACCACCATCCCAGGTCATTGCATTGCCAAATGCTCAGCCAAACAGGCATGTTGCACCAGGATCATCATTGCCTCCACCTAGTATTCCAACTCCAATTAACTATGCACCTGGTTTAGGTGGCCCTGGAGCACCACTTTCTACATCATATGCG TTTGCACCATCATCCTATGGGCAACCACCAGTAGCTTTTAATGCTGTAACTCAGTATCAGCCAATGGCTCAAATGCATGGCTCAAATATATCTGCTGGAGGACAGCCTGGGTTATCATCTGCAAGTCAGAGCACTGCTGCACCTGTGCAGCACAATGGGCAACAATCTTCAGCTATCTCTGTCAATGTTCTG ACAACAGGCATCCAGCCCACTAAGCTTACAGAGGAGACTACAACAGACTGGAAAGAGCATGTATCTGCTACTGGAAGAAG atattattataataagaggACAAGACAGTCTAGTTGGGAGAAGCCTGTTGAATTGATGACGCCAATTGAG AGAGCAGATGCATCAACTGACTGGAAGGAATTTACTAGTCCTGATGGAAGAAA GTATTACTTCAACAAGGTTACCAGGCAATCAAAATGGGAAATCCCTGAGGAATTGAAG GTGGCCCGTGAACAAGTTGAAAAGGCATCTGTAATGGAGACACAGACGGAAACATCCTCTAATTCTCATACACAAGCTGCTGGTCCTCCATCTGTAGAAAAAACACCATCTAGTTCAGATGCTTCGGCTTTCCCTGCTCAGGGGGCACCTTCAAGCCCTGTTCCTGTTACCCCTGTTGCTACTGTTGGTAATTTGCAATCTGAGTCAGCCTCTGAATCATCAGCCTTAGCTGTCATGTCTTCTTCTGTAACTAGCAATCTAGATGGAATTCAGACAGCTGAGAATCCAGTTTCTGCGGTTCCTGGAAGTTCTGAAGCGACTGCTACTGGGACTGGGGTTGATGCCACAACAGCACAAAT AAACAACTCCAGTAACTTTTCGGGTCAAGATAATTCTGGTTCTGCAAATAAAGCTCCCACACAAGATAAAGAG GAAGCAGCAAAAGATGTGGTAACAAGGGAAAAGGTTAACAATGTTTTGTTGGAAGAAAAAGCTGTTAGTCAGGAGCCCTTGACTTATGCTGATAAACTG GAGGCAAAGAATGCATTTAAAGCACTTCTGGAATCTGCAAATGTTGGGTCTGACTGGACCTGGGACCAG GCCATGAGAGTAATAATTAATGACAAAAGATATGGTGCACTGAAAACACTTGGAGAGCGGAAGCAAGCATTTAATGAG TACTTAGGACAAAAGAGAAAACAGGAGGCTGAAGAAAGGCGGATTAAACAGAAAAAAGCAAGGGAAGATTTCAGGAATATGCTAGAA GAATCCAAAGAGCTTTCATTAACCACGAGATGGAG CAAAGCAGTAACGATGTTTGAAAATGATGAGCGTTTTAAAGCTGTTGAACGAGAAAGGGACCGCAGAGATCTGTTTGATGCCTTCTTGCAGGAACTTGAAGTAAAG GAGCGAGCAAAGATACAGGAGGAGCGCAAACGGAATGTAATGGAGTACAGGCAATTTTTGGAATCTTGTGACTTTATTAAG GTGAGCACCCAGTGGCGAAAAGTTCAGGATCGGTTAGAGGCAGATGAGAGATGTTCTCGTCTTGACAAAATTGATCGCTTGGAAATTTTCcag GATTATTTACGTGATttagagaaggaagaagaagagcagAGGAAGATCCAGAAG GAAGAACTGAGAAAGACGGAGCGAAAAAATCGAGATGAATTCCGCAAGCTATTAGAAGAACATGTTGCTGCTGGCAGTCTGACAGCCAAAACCCATTGGCGTGATTATTACTTGAAG GTTAAAGATTTACCTGCATATTTGGCTGTTGCATCAAACACCTCAGGTTCAACTCCAAAAGATTTGTTTGAAGATGTTGCTGAGGAGCTAGAGAAACAG TATCATGAGGACAAGACCCAGATAAAGAATGTGGTGAAGTTGAAAAAG GTTTCTTTGGCATCAACTTGGACACTGGAGGATTTTAAGGCTGCTATTGTGGAGGATGTGAGCCCTCCACCTGTATCAGATGTGAATCTAAAG aTAGTATTTGATGAATTGCTGGAAAGAGCCAAGGAAAAGGAGGAGAAAGAAGCAAAGAAGCGTAAACGTCTTGCAGATGAATTTCTCAATTTGTTGCACTCTATTAAG GAAATAACTGCATCTTCAAAATGGGAGAACAGTAAAGAACTTTTTGAAAGTAGCCGAGAATTCAG TTCTATCAATGAGGAGAGCATCTGCATGGAGATATTTGAGGAATACATAGATCAATTGAAAGATCAGGCAAAGGAGAATGAGAGGAAGCGGAAGGAGGAAAAG gctaaaaaagaaaaggagagaGAGGAAAGGGACAGGAGAAAGTCAAAGCATAGAAGTGACAAAGAAAGAGGGCACGAAAGGGAAAAGGAGCACACAAAGAAGGAAGAAGCTGACACTGAAATCGATGTAACGGAAGATCATTTTTCTAATGATAACAAAAGATCAGGGAATGACAATAACAAGAAACAAAGGAAGAGGCACAATGATTCTGCAGATAATCTTAATGAGAATGAGAAGGATCGATCTAAGAGTTCCCACAGACATAGTAGTGAGCACAAAAAGTCAAGACGG CATAACTCCACTCCTGATTCAGATGGAGAAAGCAGACATAAGAGACATAAAAGAGACCATCGTAATGGTTCTCGCAGAAATGGTGATAATCTGGACCTTGAAGATGGGGAATTTGGTGATGATGGGGAAACTCGGTAA
- the LOC110624441 gene encoding pre-mRNA-processing protein 40A isoform X1: MANNPPYSSIQPLQPPPVGSMDPPRNFVPPMPVQFRPVVPGQQSQQFIPMAAPHFQTVGRSVPVMNAGLPTQPPQPQFPQPVQQLPARPGQPSPGPPPSQVIALPNAQPNRHVAPGSSLPPPSIPTPINYAPGLGGPGAPLSTSYAFAPSSYGQPPVAFNAVTQYQPMAQMHGSNISAGGQPGLSSASQSTAAPVQHNGQQSSAISVNVLTTGIQPTKLTEETTTDWKEHVSATGRRYYYNKRTRQSSWEKPVELMTPIERADASTDWKEFTSPDGRKYYFNKVTRQSKWEIPEELKVAREQVEKASVMETQTETSSNSHTQAAGPPSVEKTPSSSDASAFPAQGAPSSPVPVTPVATVGNLQSESASESSALAVMSSSVTSNLDGIQTAENPVSAVPGSSEATATGTGVDATTAQINNSSNFSGQDNSGSANKAPTQDKEEAAKDVVTREKVNNVLLEEKAVSQEPLTYADKLEAKNAFKALLESANVGSDWTWDQAMRVIINDKRYGALKTLGERKQAFNEYLGQKRKQEAEERRIKQKKAREDFRNMLEESKELSLTTRWSKAVTMFENDERFKAVERERDRRDLFDAFLQELEVKERAKIQEERKRNVMEYRQFLESCDFIKVSTQWRKVQDRLEADERCSRLDKIDRLEIFQDYLRDLEKEEEEQRKIQKEELRKTERKNRDEFRKLLEEHVAAGSLTAKTHWRDYYLKVKDLPAYLAVASNTSGSTPKDLFEDVAEELEKQYHEDKTQIKNVVKLKKVSLASTWTLEDFKAAIVEDVSPPPVSDVNLKIVFDELLERAKEKEEKEAKKRKRLADEFLNLLHSIKEITASSKWENSKELFESSREFSSINEESICMEIFEEYIDQLKDQAKENERKRKEEKAKKEKEREERDRRKSKHRSDKERGHEREKEHTKKEEADTEIDVTEDHFSNDNKRSGNDNNKKQRKRHNDSADNLNENEKDRSKSSHRHSSEHKKSRRHNSTPDSDGESRHKRHKRDHRNGSRRNGDNLDLEDGEFGDDGETR, from the exons ATGGCTAACAACCCTCCATATTCCAGTATACAG CCTCTTCAGCCTCCTCCGGTTGGCTCCATGGATCCTCCACGGAATTTTGTTCCCCCCATGCCTGTTCAA TTCCGACCTGTTGTTCCAGGACAACAATCACAGCAGTTCATTCCTATGGCTGCTCCACATTTCCAGACAGTTGGCCGAAGTGTCCCTGTGATGAATGCTGGATTGCCTACTCAACCTCCACAGCCCCAATTTCCTCAACCAGTGCAACAGTTACCAGCAAGACCTGGACAACCAAGCCCGGGTCCACCACCATCCCAGGTCATTGCATTGCCAAATGCTCAGCCAAACAGGCATGTTGCACCAGGATCATCATTGCCTCCACCTAGTATTCCAACTCCAATTAACTATGCACCTGGTTTAGGTGGCCCTGGAGCACCACTTTCTACATCATATGCG TTTGCACCATCATCCTATGGGCAACCACCAGTAGCTTTTAATGCTGTAACTCAGTATCAGCCAATGGCTCAAATGCATGGCTCAAATATATCTGCTGGAGGACAGCCTGGGTTATCATCTGCAAGTCAGAGCACTGCTGCACCTGTGCAGCACAATGGGCAACAATCTTCAGCTATCTCTGTCAATGTTCTG ACAACAGGCATCCAGCCCACTAAGCTTACAGAGGAGACTACAACAGACTGGAAAGAGCATGTATCTGCTACTGGAAGAAG atattattataataagaggACAAGACAGTCTAGTTGGGAGAAGCCTGTTGAATTGATGACGCCAATTGAG AGAGCAGATGCATCAACTGACTGGAAGGAATTTACTAGTCCTGATGGAAGAAA GTATTACTTCAACAAGGTTACCAGGCAATCAAAATGGGAAATCCCTGAGGAATTGAAG GTGGCCCGTGAACAAGTTGAAAAGGCATCTGTAATGGAGACACAGACGGAAACATCCTCTAATTCTCATACACAAGCTGCTGGTCCTCCATCTGTAGAAAAAACACCATCTAGTTCAGATGCTTCGGCTTTCCCTGCTCAGGGGGCACCTTCAAGCCCTGTTCCTGTTACCCCTGTTGCTACTGTTGGTAATTTGCAATCTGAGTCAGCCTCTGAATCATCAGCCTTAGCTGTCATGTCTTCTTCTGTAACTAGCAATCTAGATGGAATTCAGACAGCTGAGAATCCAGTTTCTGCGGTTCCTGGAAGTTCTGAAGCGACTGCTACTGGGACTGGGGTTGATGCCACAACAGCACAAAT AAACAACTCCAGTAACTTTTCGGGTCAAGATAATTCTGGTTCTGCAAATAAAGCTCCCACACAAGATAAAGAG GAAGCAGCAAAAGATGTGGTAACAAGGGAAAAGGTTAACAATGTTTTGTTGGAAGAAAAAGCTGTTAGTCAGGAGCCCTTGACTTATGCTGATAAACTG GAGGCAAAGAATGCATTTAAAGCACTTCTGGAATCTGCAAATGTTGGGTCTGACTGGACCTGGGACCAG GCCATGAGAGTAATAATTAATGACAAAAGATATGGTGCACTGAAAACACTTGGAGAGCGGAAGCAAGCATTTAATGAG TACTTAGGACAAAAGAGAAAACAGGAGGCTGAAGAAAGGCGGATTAAACAGAAAAAAGCAAGGGAAGATTTCAGGAATATGCTAGAA GAATCCAAAGAGCTTTCATTAACCACGAGATGGAG CAAAGCAGTAACGATGTTTGAAAATGATGAGCGTTTTAAAGCTGTTGAACGAGAAAGGGACCGCAGAGATCTGTTTGATGCCTTCTTGCAGGAACTTGAAGTAAAG GAGCGAGCAAAGATACAGGAGGAGCGCAAACGGAATGTAATGGAGTACAGGCAATTTTTGGAATCTTGTGACTTTATTAAG GTGAGCACCCAGTGGCGAAAAGTTCAGGATCGGTTAGAGGCAGATGAGAGATGTTCTCGTCTTGACAAAATTGATCGCTTGGAAATTTTCcag GATTATTTACGTGATttagagaaggaagaagaagagcagAGGAAGATCCAGAAG GAAGAACTGAGAAAGACGGAGCGAAAAAATCGAGATGAATTCCGCAAGCTATTAGAAGAACATGTTGCTGCTGGCAGTCTGACAGCCAAAACCCATTGGCGTGATTATTACTTGAAG GTTAAAGATTTACCTGCATATTTGGCTGTTGCATCAAACACCTCAGGTTCAACTCCAAAAGATTTGTTTGAAGATGTTGCTGAGGAGCTAGAGAAACAG TATCATGAGGACAAGACCCAGATAAAGAATGTGGTGAAGTTGAAAAAG GTTTCTTTGGCATCAACTTGGACACTGGAGGATTTTAAGGCTGCTATTGTGGAGGATGTGAGCCCTCCACCTGTATCAGATGTGAATCTAAAG aTAGTATTTGATGAATTGCTGGAAAGAGCCAAGGAAAAGGAGGAGAAAGAAGCAAAGAAGCGTAAACGTCTTGCAGATGAATTTCTCAATTTGTTGCACTCTATTAAG GAAATAACTGCATCTTCAAAATGGGAGAACAGTAAAGAACTTTTTGAAAGTAGCCGAGAATTCAG TTCTATCAATGAGGAGAGCATCTGCATGGAGATATTTGAGGAATACATAGATCAATTGAAAGATCAGGCAAAGGAGAATGAGAGGAAGCGGAAGGAGGAAAAG gctaaaaaagaaaaggagagaGAGGAAAGGGACAGGAGAAAGTCAAAGCATAGAAGTGACAAAGAAAGAGGGCACGAAAGGGAAAAGGAGCACACAAAGAAGGAAGAAGCTGACACTGAAATCGATGTAACGGAAGATCATTTTTCTAATGATAACAAAAGATCAGGGAATGACAATAACAAGAAACAAAGGAAGAGGCACAATGATTCTGCAGATAATCTTAATGAGAATGAGAAGGATCGATCTAAGAGTTCCCACAGACATAGTAGTGAGCACAAAAAGTCAAGACGG CATAACTCCACTCCTGATTCAGATGGAGAAAGCAGACATAAGAGACATAAAAGAGACCATCGTAATGGTTCTCGCAGAAATGGTGATAATCTGGACCTTGAAGATGGGGAATTTGGTGATGATGGGGAAACTCGGTAA
- the LOC110624441 gene encoding pre-mRNA-processing protein 40A isoform X2, which yields MANNPPYSSIQPLQPPPVGSMDPPRNFVPPMPVQFRPVVPGQQSQQFIPMAAPHFQTVGRSVPVMNAGLPTQPPQPQFPQPVQQLPARPGQPSPGPPPSQVIALPNAQPNRHVAPGSSLPPPSIPTPINYAPGLGGPGAPLSTSYAFAPSSYGQPPVAFNAVTQYQPMAQMHGSNISAGGQPGLSSASQSTAAPVQHNGQQSSAISVNVLTTGIQPTKLTEETTTDWKEHVSATGRRYYYNKRTRQSSWEKPVELMTPIERADASTDWKEFTSPDGRKYYFNKVTRQSKWEIPEELKVAREQVEKASVMETQTETSSNSHTQAAGPPSVEKTPSSSDASAFPAQGAPSSPVPVTPVATVGNLQSESASESSALAVMSSSVTSNLDGIQTAENPVSAVPGSSEATATGTGVDATTAQINNSSNFSGQDNSGSANKAPTQDKEEAKNAFKALLESANVGSDWTWDQAMRVIINDKRYGALKTLGERKQAFNEYLGQKRKQEAEERRIKQKKAREDFRNMLEESKELSLTTRWSKAVTMFENDERFKAVERERDRRDLFDAFLQELEVKERAKIQEERKRNVMEYRQFLESCDFIKVSTQWRKVQDRLEADERCSRLDKIDRLEIFQDYLRDLEKEEEEQRKIQKEELRKTERKNRDEFRKLLEEHVAAGSLTAKTHWRDYYLKVKDLPAYLAVASNTSGSTPKDLFEDVAEELEKQYHEDKTQIKNVVKLKKVSLASTWTLEDFKAAIVEDVSPPPVSDVNLKIVFDELLERAKEKEEKEAKKRKRLADEFLNLLHSIKEITASSKWENSKELFESSREFSSINEESICMEIFEEYIDQLKDQAKENERKRKEEKAKKEKEREERDRRKSKHRSDKERGHEREKEHTKKEEADTEIDVTEDHFSNDNKRSGNDNNKKQRKRHNDSADNLNENEKDRSKSSHRHSSEHKKSRRHNSTPDSDGESRHKRHKRDHRNGSRRNGDNLDLEDGEFGDDGETR from the exons ATGGCTAACAACCCTCCATATTCCAGTATACAG CCTCTTCAGCCTCCTCCGGTTGGCTCCATGGATCCTCCACGGAATTTTGTTCCCCCCATGCCTGTTCAA TTCCGACCTGTTGTTCCAGGACAACAATCACAGCAGTTCATTCCTATGGCTGCTCCACATTTCCAGACAGTTGGCCGAAGTGTCCCTGTGATGAATGCTGGATTGCCTACTCAACCTCCACAGCCCCAATTTCCTCAACCAGTGCAACAGTTACCAGCAAGACCTGGACAACCAAGCCCGGGTCCACCACCATCCCAGGTCATTGCATTGCCAAATGCTCAGCCAAACAGGCATGTTGCACCAGGATCATCATTGCCTCCACCTAGTATTCCAACTCCAATTAACTATGCACCTGGTTTAGGTGGCCCTGGAGCACCACTTTCTACATCATATGCG TTTGCACCATCATCCTATGGGCAACCACCAGTAGCTTTTAATGCTGTAACTCAGTATCAGCCAATGGCTCAAATGCATGGCTCAAATATATCTGCTGGAGGACAGCCTGGGTTATCATCTGCAAGTCAGAGCACTGCTGCACCTGTGCAGCACAATGGGCAACAATCTTCAGCTATCTCTGTCAATGTTCTG ACAACAGGCATCCAGCCCACTAAGCTTACAGAGGAGACTACAACAGACTGGAAAGAGCATGTATCTGCTACTGGAAGAAG atattattataataagaggACAAGACAGTCTAGTTGGGAGAAGCCTGTTGAATTGATGACGCCAATTGAG AGAGCAGATGCATCAACTGACTGGAAGGAATTTACTAGTCCTGATGGAAGAAA GTATTACTTCAACAAGGTTACCAGGCAATCAAAATGGGAAATCCCTGAGGAATTGAAG GTGGCCCGTGAACAAGTTGAAAAGGCATCTGTAATGGAGACACAGACGGAAACATCCTCTAATTCTCATACACAAGCTGCTGGTCCTCCATCTGTAGAAAAAACACCATCTAGTTCAGATGCTTCGGCTTTCCCTGCTCAGGGGGCACCTTCAAGCCCTGTTCCTGTTACCCCTGTTGCTACTGTTGGTAATTTGCAATCTGAGTCAGCCTCTGAATCATCAGCCTTAGCTGTCATGTCTTCTTCTGTAACTAGCAATCTAGATGGAATTCAGACAGCTGAGAATCCAGTTTCTGCGGTTCCTGGAAGTTCTGAAGCGACTGCTACTGGGACTGGGGTTGATGCCACAACAGCACAAAT AAACAACTCCAGTAACTTTTCGGGTCAAGATAATTCTGGTTCTGCAAATAAAGCTCCCACACAAGATAAAGAG GAGGCAAAGAATGCATTTAAAGCACTTCTGGAATCTGCAAATGTTGGGTCTGACTGGACCTGGGACCAG GCCATGAGAGTAATAATTAATGACAAAAGATATGGTGCACTGAAAACACTTGGAGAGCGGAAGCAAGCATTTAATGAG TACTTAGGACAAAAGAGAAAACAGGAGGCTGAAGAAAGGCGGATTAAACAGAAAAAAGCAAGGGAAGATTTCAGGAATATGCTAGAA GAATCCAAAGAGCTTTCATTAACCACGAGATGGAG CAAAGCAGTAACGATGTTTGAAAATGATGAGCGTTTTAAAGCTGTTGAACGAGAAAGGGACCGCAGAGATCTGTTTGATGCCTTCTTGCAGGAACTTGAAGTAAAG GAGCGAGCAAAGATACAGGAGGAGCGCAAACGGAATGTAATGGAGTACAGGCAATTTTTGGAATCTTGTGACTTTATTAAG GTGAGCACCCAGTGGCGAAAAGTTCAGGATCGGTTAGAGGCAGATGAGAGATGTTCTCGTCTTGACAAAATTGATCGCTTGGAAATTTTCcag GATTATTTACGTGATttagagaaggaagaagaagagcagAGGAAGATCCAGAAG GAAGAACTGAGAAAGACGGAGCGAAAAAATCGAGATGAATTCCGCAAGCTATTAGAAGAACATGTTGCTGCTGGCAGTCTGACAGCCAAAACCCATTGGCGTGATTATTACTTGAAG GTTAAAGATTTACCTGCATATTTGGCTGTTGCATCAAACACCTCAGGTTCAACTCCAAAAGATTTGTTTGAAGATGTTGCTGAGGAGCTAGAGAAACAG TATCATGAGGACAAGACCCAGATAAAGAATGTGGTGAAGTTGAAAAAG GTTTCTTTGGCATCAACTTGGACACTGGAGGATTTTAAGGCTGCTATTGTGGAGGATGTGAGCCCTCCACCTGTATCAGATGTGAATCTAAAG aTAGTATTTGATGAATTGCTGGAAAGAGCCAAGGAAAAGGAGGAGAAAGAAGCAAAGAAGCGTAAACGTCTTGCAGATGAATTTCTCAATTTGTTGCACTCTATTAAG GAAATAACTGCATCTTCAAAATGGGAGAACAGTAAAGAACTTTTTGAAAGTAGCCGAGAATTCAG TTCTATCAATGAGGAGAGCATCTGCATGGAGATATTTGAGGAATACATAGATCAATTGAAAGATCAGGCAAAGGAGAATGAGAGGAAGCGGAAGGAGGAAAAG gctaaaaaagaaaaggagagaGAGGAAAGGGACAGGAGAAAGTCAAAGCATAGAAGTGACAAAGAAAGAGGGCACGAAAGGGAAAAGGAGCACACAAAGAAGGAAGAAGCTGACACTGAAATCGATGTAACGGAAGATCATTTTTCTAATGATAACAAAAGATCAGGGAATGACAATAACAAGAAACAAAGGAAGAGGCACAATGATTCTGCAGATAATCTTAATGAGAATGAGAAGGATCGATCTAAGAGTTCCCACAGACATAGTAGTGAGCACAAAAAGTCAAGACGG CATAACTCCACTCCTGATTCAGATGGAGAAAGCAGACATAAGAGACATAAAAGAGACCATCGTAATGGTTCTCGCAGAAATGGTGATAATCTGGACCTTGAAGATGGGGAATTTGGTGATGATGGGGAAACTCGGTAA